Proteins encoded in a region of the Antedon mediterranea chromosome 2, ecAntMedi1.1, whole genome shotgun sequence genome:
- the LOC140040707 gene encoding uncharacterized protein isoform X1, with the protein MGILVDVKQKTKDTKEYRRTMVMRLSIVTLFVVMLLTPCFARPNGCPPQGCRIRSRQRWGKRDNTNSFATEKRLESAPSWIGNLSKNKNEARKVSPWMLTVFEHNNLKKTAYTE; encoded by the exons ATGG GAATTCTGGTTGACGTGAAACAAAAGACGAAAGATACTAAAGAGTACAG AAGAACAATGGTGATGCGGTTGAGTATAGTTACACTGTTTGTTGTGATGTTACTGACCCCGTGCTTTGCCAGACCAAATGGATGCCCACCACAAGGTTGTAGAATCAGATCACGCCAACGATGGGGTAAACGGGACAATACTAATAG CTTTGCTACAGAAAAGAGACTGGAATCGGCACCTAGTTGGATTGGaaatttatctaaaaataaaaatgaagctCGAAAAGTGTCACCTTGGATGCTCACTGTATTTGAACacaataatttaaagaaaacagcATATACGGaatag
- the LOC140040707 gene encoding uncharacterized protein isoform X2, whose product MGILVDVKQKTKDTKEYRTMVMRLSIVTLFVVMLLTPCFARPNGCPPQGCRIRSRQRWGKRDNTNSFATEKRLESAPSWIGNLSKNKNEARKVSPWMLTVFEHNNLKKTAYTE is encoded by the exons ATGG GAATTCTGGTTGACGTGAAACAAAAGACGAAAGATACTAAAGAGTACAG AACAATGGTGATGCGGTTGAGTATAGTTACACTGTTTGTTGTGATGTTACTGACCCCGTGCTTTGCCAGACCAAATGGATGCCCACCACAAGGTTGTAGAATCAGATCACGCCAACGATGGGGTAAACGGGACAATACTAATAG CTTTGCTACAGAAAAGAGACTGGAATCGGCACCTAGTTGGATTGGaaatttatctaaaaataaaaatgaagctCGAAAAGTGTCACCTTGGATGCTCACTGTATTTGAACacaataatttaaagaaaacagcATATACGGaatag